One segment of Streptomyces sp. XD-27 DNA contains the following:
- a CDS encoding SpoIIE family protein phosphatase: protein MDTPTAADGYPFAVYNTAAALVDGAGILLAWTAAAEGLLGRRAEDVCGRPVTDLLADPAAHRAEAPAPCGSEVREGRATLRHGSGGELEVLFRVTPLSGAGHRHAPSHLILAAPADVIARWREDHALAGELFAQDRIGLAVFDASLRLVRTNTPLLPYTGVPPDLRGLRLGDFLWAQDAEMVDAQLGRVLRTGEPVVGFTTLARTLEDPRGGRFLTFSAFRLQEPGGQLLGVAVTYTDTTEEHRAQERLAVLHRATAALGGSLSAEQTSRDLADVLVPAFADRVAVDVADAVFDGSEPVPDRYGRVAQRRTATAGAGAEEPGSEAPAGGDDLAPPPLAQGRGFLVRDARGSTGDQAAGWARAVPGARSAISAPLSARDTQLGTLTLWRTEPDRPAFDEADLVLVREVAARVGLALDNARRYTREHLAAVSLQRSLLPPATADMAAVRTASVYLPADPVGGVSGDWYDVIPLSSARVALVVGDVVGHGLRATASMGRLRTAVRTLADLDPEPDELLTHLDDLVMQLPAEPGPVERAGAAGGAESPERIGAAHGPDRGRVLDTASDGGRDSFAATCLYAVYDPVSGRCALASAGHPPPALLEPDGTASYIELNPGPPLGVGGLPFEKAVVDLAPGSVLALYTDGLIERGEGDVDEGMAQLRERLVRADALHSPLHGVVQQVVAGLPPTRLPDDVTLLVARTRCVPPEDTATWTLDADPAVVAEARELVARQLAVWGLESLLFTTELVVSELVTNAIRYAGGPVGLRMIRTDVLTCEVSDPSGTQPRMRRARATDEGGRGLYLVAQLTSRWGSRYTRQGKTIWAEQPLPRPLPLG from the coding sequence ATGGACACACCCACCGCAGCAGACGGGTATCCGTTCGCCGTCTACAACACCGCCGCAGCCCTGGTGGACGGTGCGGGCATCCTGCTGGCGTGGACCGCCGCGGCGGAGGGACTCCTGGGGCGCCGGGCCGAAGACGTGTGCGGCCGCCCGGTCACCGACCTCCTCGCCGACCCGGCCGCGCACAGGGCCGAGGCTCCGGCGCCGTGCGGCTCGGAGGTACGGGAAGGCCGGGCCACCCTCAGGCACGGCTCCGGCGGGGAGCTGGAGGTCCTCTTCCGCGTCACGCCGCTGTCCGGGGCAGGCCACCGCCACGCGCCGAGCCATCTGATCCTCGCGGCCCCGGCCGACGTGATCGCCAGGTGGCGCGAGGACCACGCCCTGGCCGGGGAGCTGTTCGCGCAGGACCGCATCGGGCTGGCCGTCTTCGACGCGAGTCTGCGGCTGGTGCGCACCAACACGCCCCTCCTGCCGTACACCGGCGTGCCCCCGGACCTGCGCGGTCTGCGGCTCGGTGACTTCCTGTGGGCGCAGGACGCCGAGATGGTCGACGCGCAGCTGGGCCGTGTGCTCCGAACGGGGGAACCGGTGGTCGGGTTCACCACCCTGGCACGGACGCTGGAGGACCCGCGCGGCGGACGCTTCCTCACGTTCTCGGCGTTCCGGCTCCAGGAACCGGGCGGGCAGCTCCTGGGTGTCGCCGTCACCTACACCGACACCACCGAGGAGCACCGCGCCCAGGAGCGGCTGGCCGTGCTCCACCGCGCCACCGCCGCCCTCGGTGGGTCCCTGTCCGCGGAACAGACGAGCCGGGACCTGGCCGATGTGCTGGTCCCGGCGTTCGCCGACCGCGTCGCGGTGGACGTGGCCGACGCGGTGTTCGACGGCAGCGAGCCCGTGCCCGACCGGTACGGGCGGGTCGCCCAGCGCCGCACGGCCACCGCCGGAGCGGGCGCGGAGGAGCCGGGGTCCGAGGCGCCGGCCGGCGGAGACGATCTGGCGCCCCCTCCCCTCGCCCAGGGGCGCGGCTTCCTCGTGCGGGACGCCCGCGGCTCCACCGGCGACCAGGCCGCCGGCTGGGCCCGCGCCGTGCCGGGCGCCAGGTCGGCGATCAGCGCGCCGCTGAGTGCGCGCGACACCCAGCTGGGCACCCTCACCCTCTGGCGCACGGAACCGGACCGGCCCGCGTTCGACGAGGCCGACCTCGTGCTGGTCCGGGAGGTCGCCGCCCGCGTGGGGCTGGCGCTGGACAACGCCCGCCGCTACACCCGCGAGCATCTCGCGGCGGTCAGCCTGCAGCGCAGCCTGCTGCCCCCGGCCACGGCCGACATGGCCGCGGTCCGCACCGCCAGCGTCTACCTGCCGGCCGACCCGGTCGGGGGCGTCAGCGGCGACTGGTACGACGTCATCCCCCTGTCCTCCGCCCGGGTGGCGCTGGTCGTCGGGGACGTGGTGGGCCACGGTCTGCGGGCGACGGCGTCGATGGGACGGCTGCGTACCGCCGTGCGCACACTGGCCGATCTCGACCCGGAGCCGGACGAGCTGCTCACGCACCTCGACGACCTGGTGATGCAGCTGCCCGCGGAACCGGGGCCGGTGGAACGCGCCGGGGCGGCGGGCGGGGCGGAGTCCCCGGAGCGGATCGGGGCGGCGCACGGGCCGGACCGCGGCCGCGTGCTCGACACGGCCTCCGACGGCGGGCGCGACTCCTTCGCCGCCACCTGCCTGTACGCCGTGTACGACCCGGTGAGCGGGCGCTGCGCCCTGGCCAGCGCGGGACACCCGCCGCCGGCCCTGCTCGAACCGGACGGCACCGCCTCGTACATCGAGCTGAACCCGGGCCCGCCGCTGGGGGTGGGCGGCCTGCCGTTCGAGAAGGCGGTGGTCGACCTGGCCCCCGGCAGCGTCCTGGCGCTCTACACCGACGGCCTGATCGAACGCGGCGAGGGTGACGTGGACGAGGGCATGGCGCAGTTGCGGGAACGCCTGGTGCGGGCGGACGCGCTGCACAGCCCGCTGCACGGTGTGGTCCAGCAGGTCGTGGCGGGGCTGCCGCCGACCCGGCTGCCGGACGACGTGACCCTGCTCGTCGCCCGCACCCGGTGTGTGCCGCCGGAGGACACCGCCACCTGGACGCTCGACGCGGACCCGGCCGTCGTCGCCGAGGCGCGGGAGCTGGTGGCCCGGCAGCTCGCCGTCTGGGGCCTGGAATCGCTGCTGTTCACCACCGAGCTCGTGGTCAGCGAGCTGGTCACCAACGCCATCCGGTACGCGGGCGGCCCGGTGGGGCTGCGGATGATCCGCACCGACGTGCTGACGTGCGAGGTGTCGGACCCCAGTGGCACGCAGCCGCGGATGCGGCGCGCGCGGGCCACCGACGAGGGCGGCCGCGGGCTGTATCTCGTCGCCCAGCTGACCAGCCGGTGGGGCAGCCGCTACACCCGGCAGGGCAAGACCATCTGGGCGGAGCAGCCGCTGCCGAGGCCGCTGCCGCTGGGCTGA
- a CDS encoding arsenate reductase family protein, with protein sequence MEIWINPACSKCRGAIKLLDAEGAGYTVRRYLEDTPDQDEIRAVLGRLGLEPWDITRTQEVAAKELGLKEWPREEGTRDRWIAALAEHPKLIQRPIITADDGSAVVARTDEAVREALSRSAR encoded by the coding sequence ATGGAGATCTGGATCAATCCCGCGTGCTCGAAGTGCCGTGGCGCGATCAAGCTGCTCGACGCGGAGGGCGCCGGATACACCGTCCGCCGCTACCTGGAGGACACGCCCGACCAGGACGAGATCCGGGCCGTGCTCGGCAGGCTCGGCCTCGAGCCCTGGGACATCACGCGCACGCAGGAGGTGGCGGCGAAGGAGCTCGGGCTCAAGGAGTGGCCGCGCGAGGAGGGCACGCGCGACCGCTGGATCGCCGCCCTGGCGGAACACCCCAAGCTCATCCAGCGGCCGATCATCACGGCCGACGACGGATCGGCCGTGGTGGCGCGCACGGACGAGGCGGTACGGGAGGCCCTGTCCCGGTCCGCGCGCTGA
- a CDS encoding cation diffusion facilitator family transporter has protein sequence MTGNGHSHEHGHGHEHEHGHGHGHRHGRRLAHLLTPHSHESSDKVDAAMESSAEGMRTLWRSLAILGATTVVQAVIVAISGSVALLGDTVHNAADALTAVPLGIAFLLGRRAATRKFTYGYGRAEDLAGVVIVLTIAASAVFAAWAAVDRLLSPRPVSHLAAVAAAAVVGFLGNEWVARYRIRTGRRIGSAALVADGLHARTDGFTSLAVLLGAGGSALGWHVADPIVGLLITAAILLVLKDAAREVFRRLMDAVDPALVETAERALRQVDGVADLGELRLRWIGHQLRAEVAIVVDGELNLRQAHRVAVEAEHALLHAVPRLTAALVHADPADDPAHTDPHAGLAHHR, from the coding sequence ATGACGGGCAACGGGCACAGTCACGAGCACGGGCACGGTCATGAGCATGAACACGGGCATGGGCATGGGCATCGTCACGGCCGCCGGTTGGCCCATCTGCTCACGCCGCACTCCCACGAGTCCTCGGACAAGGTCGACGCGGCCATGGAGTCGTCCGCCGAGGGCATGCGCACCCTGTGGCGCTCCCTCGCAATCCTCGGCGCCACCACCGTCGTCCAGGCGGTGATCGTGGCGATATCCGGCTCGGTGGCGCTGCTGGGCGACACCGTCCACAACGCCGCGGACGCGCTGACGGCCGTCCCCTTGGGCATCGCGTTCCTCCTGGGCCGCAGGGCGGCGACAAGGAAGTTCACCTACGGCTACGGCCGCGCCGAGGACCTGGCCGGCGTCGTCATCGTGCTCACCATCGCCGCGTCCGCGGTGTTCGCCGCGTGGGCCGCGGTCGACCGGCTGCTGAGTCCGCGACCCGTGTCCCACCTGGCGGCGGTCGCCGCCGCCGCGGTCGTCGGCTTCCTCGGCAACGAGTGGGTCGCCCGCTACCGCATCCGCACCGGCCGCAGGATCGGCTCCGCCGCGCTGGTCGCCGACGGGCTGCACGCCCGTACCGACGGGTTCACCTCCCTGGCCGTCCTCCTGGGCGCCGGCGGCTCCGCACTCGGCTGGCATGTGGCGGACCCGATCGTCGGCCTGCTGATCACGGCCGCCATCCTGCTGGTCCTCAAGGACGCCGCACGGGAGGTCTTCCGGCGGCTGATGGACGCCGTCGACCCCGCGCTGGTCGAGACCGCCGAGCGCGCGCTGCGGCAGGTCGACGGCGTCGCGGACCTCGGCGAACTGCGGCTGCGCTGGATCGGCCACCAACTGCGCGCCGAGGTCGCCATCGTCGTCGACGGCGAGCTGAACCTACGTCAGGCCCACCGCGTCGCCGTCGAGGCGGAGCACGCCCTACTGCACGCCGTGCCCCGGCTCACCGCGGCCCTGGTCCACGCCGACCCGGCAGACGACCCCGCGCACACCGACCCCCACGCGGGCCTCGCCCACCACCGCTAG